Within the Acidimicrobiia bacterium genome, the region TTGGGGCGGCAGCTTGCAGGCCGACTCCTGGCACTCCTGCTGGTGCCCCAGTTGACCCAGTGGTCGCGAGACGTGTTCGCGTGAACCGTACCTGGCGATCGACACCACGCCGACGAAGCGACCTGTTGCTCGACATGCGCGTCTACCCAACCTGATCGAGCACGAGAGGCTCAGGGTGAAGCCGTAGAGTCTCGAACCCGTGGCGTCAAAGAGACGTGGGATTCTCTCCTGGCTCGCTGGTGCATTCCCTGCCACGCGGCAGCGCAGAAGGCGGATCGTCGACTACGCCCGCGCGTGGGAAGCAGCGAACGAACGCGTCGGCACCGAGACCGGGCCCTTGTGGGTGGTCCTTGGCGACTCCACCGCACAGGCCATCGGTGCTGACAGCTACGACCACGGATACGTCGGGCAGGTACTGGACGCCCTCCGCCGCCACGATGGGCGCGTCTGGCGCGCGGTGAACTTGTCGCAGAGCGGGGCGTTGGCCATCGACGTGGTGGAGGAGCAGCTTCCTGGCCTCGATCAGATCGGTGCTCCAGACCTCGTGTCGTGCGCGGTCGGGAGCAACGACCTCCTCCGGCGCACGACGACCTTCGAAGCAGCGCTGGCAGAGATCGCGCGGGCCTTGCCCGTGGGAGCTCTGTTGGCCAACCTTCCCCGCGGGCTTCGGGAACGGCGCGCGCAACAAGTCAACGGCTACATCGAGCGCGTCGCCCGTGAACACCGCCTCCGGCTCGTCGACCTCTGGTCGACCACTGGCCCACCGTGGGGCGACAAGTTCTCGGCCGACCGGTTTCATCCCAACGAAGTCGGCTATCGAGATTGGACAACGGCATTCTGCGCCGCGCTGGGGATCAAGTAGCGGTGCGTTTGCCGGCTCGGTAGATGGCGAAAGTGGCGAGTGGATGGACAAAGTTCAGACGTCGTATCAATGAACAGATCGAATCCCGCACGAGGGCACGACTCCCCCTGTCGCCGCCACGGTGACAGGGTTCGCTGCGTAGCATGGAGGCCGCTTCCGACGCCTCGAGGTGCCTACGTCGTGCCCGCGCTCCCTCTCGTCCTCTGCATCGACGTCGAGCCGGATCGTCGCGTCACCGAGCGTGGTGACCGGCAGCGGCCGCGTGGGGCCGACCTCCTCCTCCCACTCGTGCCGCGACTCCGTGACCACCTGGCCGCGCTCTCGGGTGGCGACGCGCACCTGACCTGGTGCCTGCGGATGGATCCGCAAATCCGCGACACGTACGGATCGGCCGACTGGCTCGCAACGGCGTACGAGCGCGAGCTCGAGGCGCAGCAGCGGGCGGGCGACGAGCTCGGGCTTCACCCCCACAGCTGGCGGTGGCGCGACGGCGACTGGGTGTCCGACCAAGCTGATGAGTCATGGGTCGCGCACTGCGTGGACGTCGGCCTCGAGACGTTCCGATCGACCTTCGGCCGTGACACTCAGGTGTACCGCCACGGCGACGGGTACATGTCGAATGCGATCGCGCGCCAGATCGAGCATGCCGGTGTCCGGGTGGACCACACACTCGAGCCGGGAAAAGTCGCGCGGCCCGGCATCACGGCAAGCGAAGCCTCCACCGGCATGCTGCCCGACACCCGCGCGGTGCCGCACCATGCGTATCGGCCGTCGCATGCTGACTTCCGCGTGGCCGACACTGGGAAGCAGTCGGGGACGCTGTTCCTACCGCTGACCGCCGGGATGATCGTGAAGACCGGACATCGCGGCGGACGCTTGGTGCCGACCGGCAGCTACGAGATACTCGAGCTCTGGAGCGACCCGACCCGGTTCGCGCGCATGCTGCGGGTGACGCTGCGCGATCCTGAGCTCACGCACCTGGCGTTCGGCCTGCGCACCGACATCGGGTTGCTGCCGTCGGCCTTCGCCAACGTGGAGCGCAACGTCGAGGCGATCAGCCGCCAGCTCGATGGCAACGAGCACCAATGGTGCACGGCAGCGGCCGCGGCCGTGCACATCGAGTCCGCGGGCGTGGCGCCGGCTCCGCTGCGTGCCGAGCCAGACCGAGCACGCGCCACGCTCTGGCTCGAGGGCACGGCCGATGCCGGATACCGAGCGGGTGCGGAAGCCGAAGCGCTCGAGACGCTGATGGATGACGGGGGGGCCCTTGGCGAGCGCCTGCGC harbors:
- a CDS encoding GDSL-type esterase/lipase family protein, with the protein product MASKRRGILSWLAGAFPATRQRRRRIVDYARAWEAANERVGTETGPLWVVLGDSTAQAIGADSYDHGYVGQVLDALRRHDGRVWRAVNLSQSGALAIDVVEEQLPGLDQIGAPDLVSCAVGSNDLLRRTTTFEAALAEIARALPVGALLANLPRGLRERRAQQVNGYIERVAREHRLRLVDLWSTTGPPWGDKFSADRFHPNEVGYRDWTTAFCAALGIK